Proteins found in one Seonamhaeicola sp. S2-3 genomic segment:
- a CDS encoding transposase → MSGKRLQRHYKDHLSDFKQWEHKSHAKQWLVFPENLGSYLSIDETALSKGELYTIITNKKAKGKKGALVGIFHGTKVEPIIEQLLKIPAKKRAKVKEITLDMANSMKTISTKCFPKAIQVTDRFHVQKLAIEALQDLRIKYRWEALDQENEQIKLSRAADKEFKPVTFSNGDSSKQLLARSRYLLYKSPDKWTPNQKERGQILFNEYPELKKAYGLVQGLRNIFNQAIDIKVAYTKLAHWYKDVEESGFKSFQTVANSITLNYRSVLNYFINRSTNASAESFNAKVKAFRSQFRGVRNTEYFLYRLIKLYS, encoded by the coding sequence ATGTCCGGAAAAAGGCTTCAAAGACATTATAAGGATCACTTAAGTGATTTTAAGCAATGGGAGCATAAGAGTCATGCTAAACAGTGGCTTGTTTTCCCTGAAAACTTAGGTTCTTATTTATCCATTGATGAGACAGCGCTGTCCAAGGGAGAGCTCTATACCATCATTACCAATAAGAAGGCCAAAGGAAAGAAAGGGGCTTTAGTTGGGATATTCCACGGAACTAAAGTGGAGCCTATTATCGAACAACTCTTGAAGATCCCAGCAAAAAAGCGTGCTAAAGTGAAAGAGATTACCTTAGACATGGCTAACTCTATGAAAACAATCTCCACTAAATGTTTCCCGAAAGCCATCCAAGTAACAGACAGGTTCCATGTACAGAAGCTGGCAATAGAGGCGCTCCAAGATCTTCGTATCAAATACCGATGGGAAGCTTTGGATCAAGAAAATGAACAGATAAAGCTATCTAGAGCTGCCGACAAAGAATTTAAACCTGTAACTTTTTCTAATGGTGATAGCTCAAAACAACTCCTGGCCAGGAGTAGATATCTACTGTATAAATCCCCAGATAAATGGACTCCAAATCAGAAAGAGAGGGGACAGATATTGTTTAATGAATACCCAGAATTAAAGAAAGCTTATGGACTTGTTCAAGGCTTGAGGAATATTTTTAACCAAGCCATAGATATTAAAGTAGCTTACACCAAACTAGCCCACTGGTACAAAGATGTAGAGGAGTCAGGATTTAAGAGCTTCCAAACGGTAGCCAATAGTATTACTTTAAATTACCGCTCTGTACTCAACTATTTTATAAACAGAAGTACTAATGCTTCAGCTGAATCCTTTAATGCCAAAGTAAAGGCTTTTAGATCTCAATTTAGGGGAGTCAGGAATACGGAATACTTCTTATATCGCTTGATTAAATTATATTCTTAA
- a CDS encoding sensor histidine kinase, translating to MGSIFIRKEFRSQNTNPQQKQTRLQFPNSKKAIKPLRNLERQTGAKTYPPYVNLILLSILLVGFDTGMRTSVKWAETQKQKAEVEKENVKNELAFLRNQVSPHFLMNTLNNIHALVDFDSKEAKCSIGKLSVLMRHLLYESSSKPIALSKEIKFVESYVELMKLRFHEDVEIKLNLPKAPPDIFIPTLLFTNILENAFKYGISYEQKSFVHIDLYIHENELEFTIKNSVHEKLRTVEKTGIGIENTEKRLSLLYHDNYVFTHTEHENVYIATIKIPI from the coding sequence ATGGGGTCAATTTTTATTCGTAAAGAATTTCGTTCTCAAAATACAAACCCGCAACAAAAACAAACAAGACTTCAATTTCCTAATTCTAAAAAAGCCATTAAACCACTAAGAAACTTAGAAAGACAAACAGGTGCTAAAACCTATCCGCCCTATGTAAATTTAATATTATTATCCATTTTATTGGTTGGTTTTGATACAGGAATGAGAACCTCTGTAAAATGGGCGGAAACTCAAAAACAAAAAGCAGAAGTAGAAAAAGAAAACGTTAAAAATGAACTTGCCTTTTTACGCAATCAGGTGAGTCCTCATTTTTTAATGAATACGCTTAATAATATTCATGCCTTAGTTGATTTTGACTCTAAAGAAGCTAAATGTTCTATTGGAAAACTATCGGTTTTAATGCGCCATTTATTATATGAATCTAGCAGCAAACCTATAGCCTTAAGCAAAGAAATTAAGTTTGTTGAGAGTTATGTAGAGCTTATGAAGTTGCGCTTTCATGAAGACGTGGAGATTAAATTAAACTTGCCTAAAGCCCCTCCTGATATTTTTATTCCAACGCTTTTGTTTACGAATATTTTGGAGAATGCCTTTAAATACGGCATAAGTTATGAGCAGAAATCGTTTGTACATATCGACCTATACATTCATGAAAATGAACTTGAATTTACCATTAAAAACAGTGTGCACGAAAAATTAAGAACTGTTGAAAAAACAGGGATAGGTATTGAAAACACCGAAAAACGTTTAAGCTTGCTATATCATGATAACTACGTATTTACACATACAGAACATGAAAATGTATATATTGCGACTATAAAAATACCTATATGA
- a CDS encoding LytTR family DNA-binding domain-containing protein has product MITCIAVDDEPLALRQIVSYIEQTPFLQLKGQFTNALEVTGFLKENPVDLLFLDIHMSDLNGMELAKTLEHPPRIIFTTAYSEYAVEGYKVNAVDYLLKPIEYVDFLTAANKAAEAINKEQQLMPELKKRDDFLFIKSG; this is encoded by the coding sequence ATGATTACTTGCATAGCTGTAGACGACGAACCTTTGGCACTCCGACAAATTGTGTCTTACATAGAGCAAACGCCTTTTCTGCAACTCAAAGGACAATTTACCAATGCATTAGAAGTTACTGGTTTTTTAAAAGAAAATCCTGTCGATTTACTTTTTCTTGATATTCATATGTCCGATTTAAACGGAATGGAATTGGCTAAAACCTTAGAGCATCCTCCAAGAATAATTTTTACTACGGCTTATAGTGAATATGCTGTTGAAGGCTATAAAGTAAATGCCGTTGATTATTTGTTGAAACCTATTGAATATGTCGATTTTTTAACGGCTGCCAATAAAGCGGCAGAAGCCATAAATAAAGAGCAGCAATTGATGCCCGAACTTAAAAAAAGAGATGATTTTTTATTTATAAAATCGGGATAA
- a CDS encoding LytTR family DNA-binding domain-containing protein — translation MHVMQGEPVKTLARLKNIEDILPKEHFMRIHRSFIVNLNHIVTVERNRIIYGPKDSIVVSDTYQDAFKAFLSSHFFN, via the coding sequence ATACATGTAATGCAAGGTGAGCCTGTAAAAACCTTAGCACGTCTTAAAAATATTGAAGACATCTTACCAAAAGAGCATTTTATGCGTATTCATCGCTCTTTTATTGTAAATCTTAACCATATTGTTACCGTAGAGCGCAATAGGATCATTTACGGCCCAAAAGATTCTATTGTAGTGAGCGATACCTATCAGGACGCTTTCAAGGCTTTTTTGAGCTCCCATTTCTTCAACTAA
- a CDS encoding DUF1566 domain-containing protein, translating to MKKHIKSGVAALSICLSMGYSAVAQISYPIVDTGVTAFYSNNSEISEPHEGDAFYGQDANYNGNQPSYTDNGDGTVTDNVTGLMWEQDMGSKMTLEEAVKKANNSTLGGYNDWRVPTIKELYSLIQFTGQVKGAKSNKLFIDTDYFNQPIGNTKIGEREIDAQTWASTVYVGKTMRNDATIFGVNFIDGRIKGYPKINKRKRKPNTMYFRLVRGNPAYGKNNFIDNGDGTVSDYATGLMWQKADDGVARDWEAALAYSEHLELAGYSDWRLPNAKELQSIVDYSRSPQTTHSPAIDPVFSTTEIKDPEGNGGQYPFFWTSTTHLDGVNPASGAVYIAFGEGQGKMRNQLMDVHGAGCQRSDPKSGNKNQYPKYFGPQGDVRYVYNYVRSVRTIKM from the coding sequence ATGAAAAAGCATATAAAAAGCGGAGTTGCAGCACTAAGTATCTGCCTGTCTATGGGCTATTCTGCCGTTGCACAAATAAGCTATCCTATTGTTGATACTGGCGTTACAGCGTTTTATAGTAATAATAGTGAAATTTCAGAGCCTCATGAAGGCGATGCTTTTTACGGACAAGATGCCAACTACAATGGTAATCAGCCTTCATATACCGATAATGGTGATGGTACCGTAACAGATAACGTTACCGGCTTAATGTGGGAACAAGATATGGGGAGCAAAATGACTTTGGAAGAAGCCGTAAAAAAAGCAAATAATTCTACATTAGGAGGCTATAACGACTGGAGGGTACCCACCATCAAAGAGTTGTATTCTCTAATTCAGTTTACAGGTCAAGTTAAAGGAGCAAAATCTAACAAGCTATTTATTGATACCGATTATTTTAATCAACCTATAGGCAACACTAAAATAGGAGAACGTGAAATTGACGCACAAACATGGGCGTCAACAGTGTATGTTGGAAAAACCATGAGAAATGATGCAACCATATTCGGAGTTAATTTTATTGACGGCCGTATCAAAGGCTATCCTAAAATCAATAAAAGAAAACGAAAACCAAATACCATGTATTTCCGATTAGTACGAGGAAACCCAGCGTATGGAAAAAACAATTTTATCGACAATGGCGATGGTACGGTAAGCGACTATGCTACAGGGCTCATGTGGCAAAAGGCCGATGATGGTGTGGCACGTGATTGGGAAGCTGCTTTGGCGTATTCAGAACATTTGGAACTTGCCGGATATTCCGATTGGCGTTTGCCTAATGCCAAGGAACTCCAAAGTATAGTCGATTATTCCAGATCGCCACAAACTACCCATTCACCGGCTATAGATCCTGTTTTTTCTACGACTGAAATTAAAGATCCGGAAGGGAATGGCGGACAATATCCGTTCTTCTGGACCAGTACAACACATTTAGATGGTGTAAACCCAGCTTCTGGAGCAGTTTATATTGCTTTTGGCGAAGGACAAGGGAAAATGAGAAACCAGTTGATGGATGTGCATGGGGCAGGATGTCAAAGAAGTGACCCCAAGAGTGGAAATAAAAATCAATACCCTAAATATTTTGGTCCACAAGGTGATGTTCGTTATGTGTACAATTATGTACGAAGTGTACGGACCATAAAAATGTAA
- a CDS encoding AraC family transcriptional regulator yields MADNTIIKHTIHEIAEALGEPLQSGDFHVHISQNKFENIPFTYPFRIDNYGLLIVRQGKLNILLNLISYTIQKNEIIALTPQTVFHLQDYSEDLEIAALSFTADFIFKNSYKIVEIDAFSFLVNYHIPKLKLSSKDVKLFVNLFQIIKEKNNDKTLFWNEIITNSFGVVMYYYTAKFKESYPNLEIKKTRYEELTFRFLKLLNENFKEERSVQFYADILCVTPGHLSKILKEVSGKTVSQLINEIVVMEAKIMLGNHKLTIAQIANELQFSDQSAFGKFFKKHTGISPLNYRKSNIEK; encoded by the coding sequence TTGGCCGATAATACTATAATAAAGCATACTATTCATGAGATTGCAGAAGCTTTAGGAGAGCCTCTACAATCTGGAGACTTTCATGTACATATTTCTCAAAATAAATTTGAAAACATTCCTTTTACTTATCCATTTCGTATAGATAATTATGGTTTGTTAATTGTGCGTCAAGGAAAACTCAATATTCTCTTAAACTTAATTTCATATACAATTCAGAAAAATGAAATTATAGCCTTAACACCTCAAACGGTATTTCATTTACAGGATTATTCAGAAGATTTAGAAATAGCAGCATTGAGCTTTACTGCAGATTTTATTTTTAAAAATTCGTATAAAATTGTTGAAATTGACGCGTTTAGTTTTTTGGTAAATTACCATATACCTAAATTGAAGTTATCATCAAAAGATGTGAAATTATTTGTTAACCTTTTTCAAATAATTAAAGAAAAAAATAATGATAAAACGCTCTTTTGGAATGAAATAATCACCAACTCTTTTGGTGTTGTTATGTATTATTATACTGCAAAATTTAAAGAATCTTACCCTAACCTTGAAATAAAAAAAACAAGATATGAAGAGTTAACATTTCGTTTTTTAAAGTTGTTAAATGAAAACTTTAAAGAGGAACGTTCTGTTCAATTTTATGCAGATATTTTATGTGTTACTCCAGGTCATTTATCAAAAATTCTAAAAGAAGTATCAGGCAAAACGGTTAGTCAATTAATCAATGAAATTGTAGTTATGGAAGCTAAAATAATGTTGGGTAATCATAAACTAACGATTGCTCAAATAGCTAATGAATTACAATTTAGTGATCAATCTGCTTTTGGTAAATTTTTTAAAAAACATACAGGTATCTCTCCTTTAAATTATAGAAAATCTAATATTGAAAAATAG
- a CDS encoding efflux RND transporter periplasmic adaptor subunit, which yields MLKKQILSLLVLLLIVSCNKSNQQSNNNSSTKQIKVSVVEIDNKTIGETLTYNGAIEPKVSTPISFLLPGTVNSIYVEEGDWVKKGQILAKIDDISQQNAYKGTLAALNQAKDAFDRLKSVYDKGSLPEIQMQEVTSQLEQAKSANSIAYQNLLNCTLKAPSSGFIGSRNVEVGSSSIPGSPVFNLVSLNEVYVKIAVPENEINQLKKEQKVAVVIPAIGNKEFFGYIEKIGVIANMLTKTYEVKILLKNPDLIIKSGMACDVTIKTNPHNGKITIPYRSVLKEENGRPYVFKVLKDKTVSKIYVELGAFINNNIEILSGLEKGDVIITDGQHKLSENDIVIF from the coding sequence ATGTTAAAAAAACAGATACTTTCCTTATTAGTACTATTACTTATTGTAAGTTGTAATAAATCTAACCAACAGAGTAATAATAACAGCTCTACAAAGCAAATAAAGGTAAGCGTTGTTGAAATAGATAATAAAACAATTGGAGAGACTTTAACCTACAACGGAGCAATAGAACCAAAGGTTTCAACACCTATTAGTTTTCTACTTCCTGGAACTGTTAACTCCATTTATGTTGAAGAGGGAGATTGGGTAAAGAAAGGGCAAATACTTGCCAAAATAGATGATATATCTCAACAAAATGCGTACAAAGGAACTCTTGCAGCCTTAAATCAAGCAAAGGATGCTTTTGATAGATTAAAATCTGTTTACGATAAAGGAAGTTTGCCTGAAATACAAATGCAGGAAGTAACCTCACAATTAGAGCAAGCTAAATCTGCCAACAGCATTGCGTATCAAAATTTACTTAACTGCACTTTAAAGGCGCCAAGTTCGGGCTTTATTGGCTCTAGAAATGTAGAGGTTGGCTCAAGTTCAATACCCGGAAGTCCCGTTTTTAATTTAGTTTCACTAAATGAGGTGTATGTTAAAATTGCGGTTCCTGAAAACGAAATCAATCAACTAAAAAAAGAACAAAAAGTAGCGGTTGTTATACCAGCCATAGGCAATAAAGAATTTTTTGGATACATAGAGAAAATAGGTGTAATAGCCAATATGTTAACAAAAACATACGAAGTAAAAATTCTTCTAAAAAACCCTGATTTGATTATCAAATCTGGTATGGCATGTGATGTTACTATAAAAACAAATCCTCATAACGGTAAAATAACAATTCCCTATCGTTCAGTCTTAAAAGAAGAAAACGGCAGACCCTATGTTTTCAAAGTATTAAAAGATAAAACAGTTTCTAAAATCTATGTAGAATTAGGTGCTTTTATTAACAATAACATAGAAATATTATCAGGTTTAGAAAAAGGAGATGTGATAATTACAGATGGTCAACACAAGCTTTCTGAAAATGATATAGTGATATTTTAA
- a CDS encoding efflux RND transporter permease subunit, with amino-acid sequence MNFIEATMKHHQIVLVIVAVMMLLGIYGLKNMPRREFPEFTVRQGVIVGVFPGSTSLQVEEQLTTVVEDYIFGYEEVNKLKTYSHSKEGQMIIYVELNDNVKNADKFWSKLRHGLSELKMQLPSGVLALIGNNDFGDTSALLITMSSKKHSYRELEDIMKDLEAEIRKVETVSKIKRFGTQKEEIHIYIKPEKLTRFNLKPSNILASFKLQESLNYSGQLDNGDLVLPIHLPPRFESEKDLEEQIIFNDQDNNAIRLKDVAYIERRYKKPTNYIRNNGNNALLLSLEMQKGNNIVQFGDEVQNTLDNFSKSIGDDIKLNIISSLPHVVDKSISHFLKEFVIAIVAVIIVTMLLLPFRVAAVAGVSIPVSILITLGIMQLVGIQLHIVSLAALIVVLGMVVDNAIVVIDSHVELLDHGETPWNAAWKAATELFVPVLTASAAISASFFPLMFFLTGIASDFVGTFPVTIGIALLISMLVAVLLVPFMCFAYIKTGLHKEEKNDDKKSVLDRVQNTFNKALNFCFKNPKLTVVGGVLSIILGIIFLMNVDRKLFPAMERNQFAIEVYLPEGSSVSKTEKVIDSLESILNQDSRITNIASFIGNGSPRFNALYAPHLPAENYGQLLLNTESDEATIKVLDEYTKKYKDAFPSAHIKWKQLAMESFSSPIEIRIASNNISDLKKVGKQVAEILNQNEDLTWVRHDWDEKRPGISVQLNKNKANQLGYAKSLVASSLLISLDGLPVTTVWEEDYPINVLLSKEDYLKNSINDLNDQYVTSPLTFESLPLRAIGKLEPEWTEGTVARRNGVRTLTVKADVARGKLGVTAFNAVKPKIEALQLPEGVNITYGGEHEANIENYVPMAKSLGVSVVLIFFILMFQFKTIRKSLLIMSTMLLSIFGAGLGLLLLGYPFGFTSFMGIIGLMGIVVRNGIILIDYASQLVTTNGMSYKEAALAAGKRRMRPIFLTSLAAAVGVIPMIISGSPLWGPLGTVICFGLLTGMVLTLLVLPILFWKSIGKAAKKAAIKAKLN; translated from the coding sequence ATGAATTTTATAGAAGCTACTATGAAGCACCATCAAATTGTATTGGTCATAGTTGCTGTTATGATGCTTTTAGGAATTTATGGGTTAAAAAACATGCCACGTAGGGAGTTTCCAGAGTTTACTGTACGCCAAGGAGTAATTGTTGGTGTTTTTCCTGGGTCAACATCGCTTCAGGTTGAAGAGCAGCTTACCACCGTTGTAGAAGATTATATTTTTGGTTATGAGGAGGTTAACAAACTAAAAACATATTCTCATTCCAAAGAAGGGCAAATGATTATCTATGTAGAATTGAATGATAATGTTAAAAATGCCGATAAATTTTGGTCTAAATTAAGACATGGTTTAAGTGAACTTAAAATGCAGTTACCATCTGGAGTATTGGCTTTAATAGGTAATAACGATTTTGGCGATACTTCTGCATTATTAATAACAATGTCATCAAAAAAACATTCTTACAGAGAACTAGAAGACATAATGAAAGATTTAGAGGCCGAAATTAGAAAGGTAGAAACCGTATCTAAAATAAAGCGTTTTGGTACTCAAAAAGAAGAAATACATATTTATATTAAACCAGAAAAACTCACTAGGTTTAATTTAAAACCCTCTAATATACTGGCATCTTTTAAACTACAAGAGTCTTTAAATTACTCTGGTCAGTTAGATAATGGAGACCTAGTTTTACCTATTCATTTGCCACCAAGGTTTGAGTCTGAAAAAGATTTAGAAGAGCAAATAATTTTTAATGATCAAGATAATAATGCTATACGTTTAAAAGATGTTGCTTACATAGAAAGGCGTTATAAAAAACCTACAAATTACATTCGTAATAATGGTAATAATGCTTTGCTACTTTCATTAGAAATGCAAAAAGGCAATAATATTGTACAATTTGGTGATGAGGTTCAAAACACTTTAGATAATTTCTCTAAGAGCATAGGAGATGATATAAAATTAAATATAATATCCAGCTTACCTCATGTTGTAGATAAATCTATTTCTCATTTTTTAAAGGAATTTGTAATAGCTATTGTTGCGGTAATTATAGTAACCATGTTATTATTACCTTTTAGGGTAGCTGCTGTTGCAGGGGTTTCTATACCAGTTTCTATATTAATAACATTAGGAATTATGCAGTTGGTGGGTATTCAGTTGCATATTGTTTCGCTAGCAGCATTAATAGTGGTTTTAGGAATGGTGGTAGATAACGCAATTGTTGTTATAGATAGTCATGTAGAACTACTTGATCATGGAGAAACACCTTGGAACGCTGCTTGGAAAGCTGCCACAGAACTGTTTGTTCCTGTACTAACAGCTTCGGCAGCAATATCAGCATCTTTTTTTCCTTTAATGTTTTTCTTAACAGGAATAGCCAGCGATTTTGTAGGGACTTTTCCAGTAACTATTGGTATAGCATTATTAATTTCTATGCTAGTAGCGGTTCTATTAGTGCCATTTATGTGTTTCGCTTATATAAAAACAGGGCTTCATAAAGAAGAAAAAAATGATGACAAAAAAAGTGTTTTAGATAGAGTTCAAAACACATTTAATAAGGCATTAAATTTTTGCTTTAAAAACCCTAAACTTACAGTTGTAGGGGGCGTTTTATCAATAATTTTGGGCATTATATTTTTAATGAATGTTGATAGGAAGTTATTTCCTGCAATGGAGAGAAACCAATTTGCTATAGAAGTATACCTACCAGAAGGATCATCAGTTAGTAAAACAGAAAAAGTAATTGATAGTTTAGAAAGTATTTTAAATCAAGATAGTAGAATAACAAATATTGCTAGTTTTATAGGTAATGGTTCCCCAAGATTTAATGCGTTATATGCACCACATTTACCGGCAGAAAACTATGGGCAGTTGTTATTAAATACAGAGTCTGATGAAGCTACCATTAAAGTACTTGATGAGTATACCAAAAAATACAAAGATGCTTTTCCAAGCGCTCATATAAAATGGAAACAATTAGCAATGGAGTCATTTAGTTCTCCCATTGAAATTAGAATAGCTTCTAATAATATTTCAGACTTAAAGAAAGTAGGAAAACAGGTTGCTGAAATACTTAACCAGAATGAAGACCTTACATGGGTAAGACATGATTGGGATGAAAAAAGACCTGGTATTTCTGTTCAATTAAACAAAAATAAAGCTAATCAATTAGGTTATGCAAAATCTTTGGTAGCGTCATCGTTGTTAATTTCTTTAGATGGTTTACCTGTTACAACAGTTTGGGAAGAAGATTATCCAATTAATGTACTTCTATCAAAAGAAGATTATTTAAAAAATAGTATTAATGATTTAAACGATCAATATGTAACTTCTCCGTTAACCTTTGAGTCATTGCCATTAAGAGCCATAGGCAAATTAGAACCAGAATGGACAGAAGGTACAGTGGCTAGAAGAAATGGAGTACGTACACTTACTGTTAAGGCAGATGTAGCAAGGGGTAAATTGGGGGTTACTGCATTTAATGCTGTAAAACCTAAAATAGAAGCTTTACAATTACCTGAAGGTGTTAATATAACTTATGGTGGAGAGCATGAGGCAAATATTGAAAACTATGTTCCTATGGCAAAATCTTTGGGAGTGAGTGTTGTTTTAATATTTTTTATTCTCATGTTTCAATTTAAAACCATTAGAAAATCACTACTAATTATGTCTACAATGTTGCTGAGTATTTTTGGCGCAGGCTTAGGACTACTACTTTTAGGTTACCCTTTTGGTTTTACTTCATTTATGGGCATTATTGGTTTAATGGGTATAGTAGTACGTAATGGTATTATTTTAATTGATTATGCAAGCCAATTGGTAACTACTAATGGAATGTCTTACAAAGAAGCTGCATTAGCAGCAGGAAAAAGAAGAATGCGCCCAATATTTTTAACCTCATTAGCGGCTGCGGTAGGAGTAATACCAATGATTATAAGTGGCTCACCGCTTTGGGGGCCATTAGGTACAGTAATTTGTTTTGGGTTGTTAACAGGTATGGTACTTACCTTATTAGTGTTGCCAATATTATTCTGGAAATCTATTGGGAAAGCAGCCAAAAAAGCAGCTATAAAAGCTAAATTAAATTAA
- a CDS encoding TolC family protein — MAKRNISLLVFLIIGIQLFGQDYTLEKCKTLALKNNLSIKESKLKIDAAKELKKNAFTNYFPKVSASASLFKSSKSLLEIETPEMNLPVYDGNPENLVNPTQFAYIPSFSIETLDYTNSAALTAIQPLYAGGRIKIGNKLATLNKDVQELQHDLNVSEIMVKTEAYYWNLVALNEKKKTIENYQTLLQNLHKEVNDFYEAGLTQKSNVLKVKLELNKIEGNKLKLTNGIDVLKMVFAQHLGLEDYQNLSVLDSIIDIKKPSVYYQEPQIAIKNRKETALLNKAVEAEVLQKKLSSGEHLPELGVGVGGLYLDVAYNSDFYGVVFASLSIPISDWWGGSHKRKEHNFKIEMAKNNLEEKSQLMQIQISKEYKTLTESYKQIEIAQTSLNQSNEYLQELEDTYDAGLTNLSDLLEAKAINQEAKDALIDAKSKYKINIAKYLLALGNYSVLQD, encoded by the coding sequence ATGGCAAAGAGAAATATTAGTTTATTAGTATTTTTAATAATAGGTATTCAATTATTTGGTCAAGATTATACCTTAGAAAAATGTAAAACATTAGCATTAAAAAATAATTTAAGTATAAAAGAATCAAAATTAAAAATTGATGCAGCTAAAGAGCTAAAGAAAAATGCTTTTACCAATTATTTCCCTAAGGTCAGTGCATCAGCTAGTCTTTTTAAATCATCAAAAAGTTTATTAGAAATTGAAACACCTGAAATGAATTTACCAGTTTATGATGGCAATCCTGAAAATTTGGTAAATCCAACACAGTTTGCATACATTCCGTCATTTTCAATAGAAACTTTAGATTATACAAATTCTGCAGCATTAACAGCAATACAACCCCTTTATGCAGGAGGCAGAATTAAAATAGGAAACAAACTGGCAACTTTAAATAAAGATGTTCAAGAGTTACAGCATGATCTTAATGTAAGTGAAATAATGGTTAAAACAGAAGCGTATTATTGGAATTTGGTAGCTTTAAATGAAAAAAAGAAAACCATAGAAAACTATCAAACACTTTTACAAAATCTTCATAAAGAGGTGAACGATTTTTATGAGGCAGGTTTAACCCAAAAAAGTAACGTGCTAAAAGTAAAGCTTGAGTTAAATAAAATTGAAGGTAATAAACTAAAATTAACTAACGGAATTGATGTTTTAAAAATGGTTTTTGCACAACATCTAGGTCTTGAAGATTACCAAAACCTATCAGTGTTAGATAGTATAATAGATATAAAAAAGCCAAGTGTTTATTATCAAGAACCTCAAATAGCTATTAAAAATAGAAAAGAAACTGCACTACTAAATAAAGCTGTTGAAGCTGAAGTGTTACAAAAAAAGCTATCTAGCGGAGAGCATCTTCCAGAATTAGGTGTTGGTGTTGGTGGATTGTATCTTGATGTAGCATATAATAGCGATTTCTATGGCGTTGTTTTTGCGTCACTATCTATTCCAATATCAGACTGGTGGGGTGGTTCTCATAAACGTAAAGAGCACAATTTTAAAATAGAAATGGCCAAAAATAATCTTGAAGAAAAATCTCAGTTAATGCAAATTCAAATATCTAAAGAATATAAAACATTAACAGAGTCTTATAAGCAGATTGAAATAGCCCAAACATCATTAAATCAATCTAATGAATATTTGCAGGAATTAGAAGACACTTATGATGCAGGCTTAACCAATTTATCAGATTTATTAGAGGCTAAAGCTATAAACCAAGAAGCTAAAGATGCTTTAATTGATGCTAAATCAAAGTATAAGATTAATATAGCAAAATACCTTTTGGCACTTGGAAATTATAGTGTTCTACAAGATTAG
- a CDS encoding TetR/AcrR family transcriptional regulator, with protein MTNSKKQLILNRSLLLFLNYGIKVVSMDDIANKCGISKRTLYKLFDSKSDLLKCIVENKTEEFLLKLSVIHDKSKDAVEELLEYIKLISTVFKSISPITIRDLKKYHIDIYLQVLRLNPNKLRPLINKNMERGIKEGLYNKNLFIEAYVKSFIKIIAAYFNSSSEQKKLEEHYQMLDFFFKLFFKGLFTAKGYEKFEKYYV; from the coding sequence ATGACCAATTCTAAAAAGCAATTAATATTGAATAGGTCTTTGCTATTATTCTTAAATTATGGCATAAAAGTGGTTTCTATGGATGATATTGCAAATAAATGTGGCATCTCTAAAAGAACTCTTTACAAACTGTTTGATAGTAAATCTGATTTGCTAAAATGCATTGTAGAAAACAAGACAGAAGAATTTTTATTGAAATTGTCTGTAATACATGATAAATCAAAAGATGCTGTAGAAGAATTGTTAGAATATATAAAGCTAATTAGTACTGTTTTTAAATCAATATCCCCCATAACAATAAGAGATTTAAAAAAATACCATATAGATATTTATTTACAGGTTTTACGTTTAAATCCTAATAAATTGCGTCCACTTATAAATAAGAATATGGAGCGGGGAATTAAAGAAGGGCTTTATAACAAGAATTTATTTATTGAGGCGTATGTAAAATCATTTATTAAAATTATAGCAGCTTATTTTAATAGTAGTTCAGAGCAAAAAAAGCTAGAGGAGCATTATCAAATGTTAGACTTTTTTTTCAAACTCTTTTTCAAAGGATTGTTTACAGCTAAAGGATACGAAAAGTTTGAGAAGTATTATGTTTGA